One stretch of Natronolimnobius baerhuensis DNA includes these proteins:
- a CDS encoding HTTM domain-containing protein gives MSRELSQQARAIGERVQTNFRDCIRIDTRSLAVFRIALGLLVLADLALRSRSFAFFYSGEGVVPHELAVDMVPENAVSIYYYASSPTQIAALMVLQALFALQLIVGYKTRLATIISFLFVVSLDYHNPLVLSYADTLFRLLFFWAIFLPLGERWSVDAVHADREPRGSFAGIIAFFAMGQMVYMYFLNWYHKSQDSLWTSGEATPLIMGLDDMTFLLAEYVREYPALLEYGGLLWYYMLMLSPLLIILIGRQRYPLILLFVGGHAMFALTVRIGAFPYVAFAGLILFLQPQFWRDATTLTRWVSTRAEFDPPSLSRQTERLERLAARVPRLRIDEARVQAAKPHLYNVGVGVIVCSLLIFTLFTYLPAGNVVADAVSPDERIEDSASALNIDQPEWSVFAPTPRTSDHYFVFAAETTGGDYVDVYNDGREVTRERPYDQLQKQYSTYRERFYMNSVRRGGLHDRNDAPSHLAAHYCETWEGNDGEELEQLTMHRIVESITMDTISDPDARDSRSGNVYEYHCHGDEPETIDLPYE, from the coding sequence ATGTCACGCGAACTCTCACAACAGGCTCGAGCCATCGGCGAACGGGTTCAGACGAATTTCCGTGACTGCATCCGGATCGATACGCGGTCGCTCGCCGTCTTTCGAATTGCTCTTGGGCTGCTCGTCCTCGCTGATCTGGCCCTACGGTCGCGAAGCTTCGCCTTCTTCTACTCGGGCGAGGGCGTCGTCCCCCACGAACTCGCGGTCGATATGGTCCCCGAGAACGCGGTTTCGATCTACTACTACGCCTCGAGTCCGACACAGATTGCGGCGTTGATGGTGCTACAGGCGCTGTTTGCACTGCAGTTGATCGTCGGCTACAAGACGCGGCTGGCAACGATTATCTCGTTTCTGTTCGTCGTCTCGCTCGACTACCACAATCCGCTCGTGTTGAGCTACGCCGATACGCTGTTTCGCCTACTCTTCTTCTGGGCCATCTTCCTCCCGCTCGGCGAGCGCTGGTCGGTCGACGCCGTCCACGCTGACCGCGAGCCGCGAGGATCGTTCGCTGGTATCATCGCTTTCTTCGCGATGGGACAGATGGTCTACATGTATTTTCTCAACTGGTATCACAAGTCTCAGGATAGCCTCTGGACCAGCGGTGAGGCAACGCCGCTGATCATGGGGCTCGACGATATGACCTTCCTCCTCGCAGAGTACGTCCGCGAGTACCCGGCGCTGCTCGAGTACGGCGGCTTGTTGTGGTACTACATGCTCATGCTTTCGCCGCTGCTGATTATCCTGATCGGCCGTCAGCGCTATCCGCTGATCCTACTGTTCGTCGGCGGCCACGCGATGTTCGCGCTGACGGTCCGCATCGGCGCGTTCCCGTACGTCGCGTTCGCTGGACTTATCCTGTTCCTGCAGCCGCAGTTCTGGCGAGACGCGACGACACTCACACGCTGGGTGAGCACTCGAGCCGAGTTCGATCCACCGTCGCTGTCCCGCCAAACTGAACGACTCGAGCGACTCGCTGCTCGCGTTCCCCGATTACGGATCGACGAGGCGCGGGTGCAGGCGGCGAAACCACATCTCTACAACGTCGGCGTCGGCGTCATCGTGTGCTCGTTGCTCATCTTCACACTCTTTACGTATCTTCCAGCTGGAAACGTCGTCGCAGACGCCGTCTCGCCGGACGAGCGCATCGAAGACAGCGCCTCGGCGCTGAACATCGACCAACCCGAGTGGAGCGTGTTCGCGCCGACACCGCGAACCAGCGATCACTACTTCGTCTTTGCCGCCGAGACGACCGGTGGCGACTACGTCGACGTCTACAACGACGGCCGAGAAGTGACGAGGGAGCGGCCCTACGACCAGTTACAGAAACAGTACAGCACCTACCGTGAGCGCTTCTACATGAACAGCGTCCGCCGTGGCGGCCTCCACGACAGAAACGACGCTCCCTCCCATCTGGCGGCCCACTACTGCGAGACCTGGGAAGGTAACGACGGCGAAGAACTCGAGCAACTCACCATGCACCGGATCGTTGAGTCGATTACGATGGACACGATTTCCGACCCGGATGCACGCGACTCCCGCAGCGGCAACGTCTACGAGTATCACTGCCACGGTGACGAGCCAGAGACGATTGACCTGCCCTACGAGTAA